caccccgccGCTATTGGGCCGCGAGTATGCGCAGTAGTACAGCTTAAGTCCTCCCAATATCCGACCGGGAGAGTAGAGAGGAGGCTAGAGAAGCCTTCCTTGCCAACAATGTGCCTCGTTCTTCGCTCCTTCTAcgcttttgctttgtttctttccGAAACCCTAGTTGGGAAAGCGGCCGTTaaagagcggcggcggcggcggcggcggcaatcGTTTGACTTGCTCGATGTTCCCTTGATTGGACATGACATCACCATAGTTTCTGCCTCAAGCACACAGACAAACCGGTTAGGTTCAAGAAATGCTGTTATTTGTAATTATCCTCGAAAAAAGCCTGTTTTATAGTAGAATAAATTACCAGATAGGAAATGCCTCAGCGCTACAAACCTGATATTGCTGTTTGCTGATCAGACTTTATGTCTgattatatttctttatatactcTTGTTTGCAAAAACAGTTTGGATCACCTAAAACTACTGAATGacaatatattcaattaaaatacCTTCTGACTACTATCTGGGTAATGGGCATTAGTTGCATATGTTTCTAAATTATGACTATATTATTAGGGGAAAAAGTGGAATTGTAAACCATTTTTATCAACAATTGCACTAAATATGGGATTCACTAGTTCTTGGGAACAATTATTGGAATCAATGaagtagaatttttaaaagaaagtaaaattaatactgtattgcacaattttaagatgcattaatccaacaaggctcagagagcaccaaggactccacagttcaaccctgagctacaaatattcgctttgattggtgcATTAAttcaattttctattttttaattttattatggtgtaaaatcaaattaaaaagcatttttaaaaattaataccaAAAATTGAATGCAGGGATGGCCAGATACTTAGATTGCTTTAAAGAAGCCATTTAATACTCATTTCCAGTAAAAGGGACTGCTTATGGACTACCATAACTGCATCTTTAGACTCAGCTGGCAGGATTCTTACAACTTTATATATTGATATTAAAAGCAGTAACATCCTGAAACAACTCAAATATTATAGattacttatttaaaaatatatgggtCTCATTCTACTTGGGTTTGACTCTTAGTTAATCAATGAGCCTGTTCATGAAAttagtttgtcattgctttcttccagtttGGCCTCAGTCCCTATATTTCCCAATAAATTCCTATTCAAGCACTAAACACGATCCTTATTTTTTGTGATTAGCCCAGGCCAGGTATGTACTGCTACAATAGAGCACTGAGCACCCCAGAATATAGACATTATGATAAACGTATTTTCAAACTATGTTCTGCAGaactctagggttctgtgagaatgTTACAGGGTTCTGTGACAAGCAAAGGGGATAAAAACGTATAGTTAAATGCAGCCGGGGTGTCCATAAGTGTTTCAAAGGTACAGCAGAAAGGGCAAGGCTTGCCACCTAACATTCAGAAGCCCCACCCCCAAGAAGTGGTTTGTGCTCATGACAACTCattgctttgcctcttgatcaagggttccaggaattttttttttaattaagaggtTTTGTAACCTGAAAGAGTTTGAACCTTCCCCATAACATAGATGGCCAAACAGTGATAAAACTCAGATTAGGTCAGGTACCATGCAGGGATGTAAGGACAGAACAAGGCAGAGAGGGTCTGGCCTCTCTTAAATGTCTTCAGCATTGAAgtcacccttcagcaaaggatcgttaccttgtcatggtgctggagcttgagcacctcaatgatgccatgagctaaaccgtgaagggccacccaaaatgggaaggtcatgacagagaggtcaggctaaatgcgatccctgggataggtaatggcaacccaccccagtattcttgccatgaaaactaactggatcagtacaaccagagatatgtcggtataccatcagaagatgagaccctcaggttgtaagatggtcaaaatgctactggggaggaacagaggatgagttcaactagccccagatgtgatgacgcagctagctcaaagccgaaaggacggctagtggccgacggtgctggtggtgaatgacgaatccgatgttctaaggatcaacacaccattggaacctggaacgtaagatctatgagccagggaaaattggatgtggttattggtgagatgtcaagattttgggcgtcagtgaactgaaatggactggaatgggccacttcacatcaaatgaccaccagatctactactgtggacaagaggaccacagaagaaatggagtagccttcataattaatagtaaagtggctaaagcagtgcttgcatacaatccaaaaaacgatagaatgatctcaattccaattcagggcaagccatctaacatcacagtgatccaaatatacgtcccaaccacagatgctgaagaagctgaagtagagcagttctatgaggatctgcagcacctactggacaacacgcctaaaagagatgttattttcatcacgggagactggaatgctaaggtgggcagtcaaatgacacctggaattacaggtaagcatggcctgggagaacaaaacaaagcaggacataggctgatagaattttgccaagacaactcactctgcataacaaacacactcttccagcaacctaagagacggctttatacatggacttccccagatggacaacaccgaaatcagattgactacatcctttgcagccaaaggtggcggacatctatacagtcggtaaaaacaagacctggagctgactgtagttccgatcacgaacttcttattgcacaattaaggatcagactaaagagattagggaagacccacagatcagctagatatgagctcactaatattcctaaggaatatgcagtggagatgaagaatcgatttaagggactggacttagtagatagggtcccggaagaactctggacaaaagttcgcaacattgttcaggaggcggcaaaatacatcccaaagaaagagaaaaccaagaaggcaaaatggctgtctgctgagacgctagaagtagcccaagaaagaaggaaagcaaaaggaaacagtgatagggggagatatgcccaattaaatgcaaaattccagaggttagcaagaagagataaggaattatttttaaacaagcaatgcgcggaagtggaagaagacaatagaataggaaggacaagagacctcttccagaaaattagaaccatcggaggtaaattccaggccaaaatgggtatgatcaaaaacaaagatggcaaggacctaacagaagaagaagagatcaagaaaaggtggcaagaatatacagaagacctgtataggaaggataacaatatcggggatagctttgatggtgtggtcagtgagctagagccagacatcctgaagagtgaggttgagtgggccttacgatgcattgctaataacaaggcagcaggagatgacggcatcccagctgaactgttcaaaatcttgcaagatgatgctgtcaaggtaatgcatgctatatgccagcaaatttgaaaaacacaagaatggccatcagattggaaaaaatcaacttatatccccataccaaaaaagggaaacactaaagaatgttcaaactgtcgaacagtggcactcatttcacatgccagtaaggtaatgctcaagatgctgtaagatagacttcagcaattcatgaagcgtgaattgccagatgtacaagctgggtttagaaaaggcagaggaactagggaccaaattgccaatatccgctggatcatggaaaaagccagggagtttcagaaaaacatctatttctgtttgactattctaaagcctttgacagcgtggaccataacaaattgtggcaagttcttagtggtatggggataccaagtcatcttgtatgcctcctgaggaatctgtataacaaccaagtagcaacagtaagaacagaccacggaacaacggactggtttaagattgggaaaggagtacggcagggctgtatactctcaccctacctattcaacttgtacacagaacacatcatgcgacatgctgggcttgaggaatccaaggctggagttaaaatcgctggaagaaacattaacaatctcagatatgcagatgataccacttggatggctgaaagcaaagaggaactgaggagccttatgatgaaggtgaaagaagaaagtgcaaaagctggcttgcagctaaacctcaaaaaaaccaagattatggcaaccagcttgattgataactggcaaatagagggagaaaatgtagaagcagtgaaagactgtgtatttctaggtacgaggattaccgcagatgctgactgcagtcaggaaatcaaaagacgcttaatccttgggagaagagcaatgacaaatctcgataaaatagttaagagcagagacatcacactgacaacaaaggcccgcatagttaaagcaatggtgttccccgtagtaacatatggctgcgagagctggaccataaggaaggctgagagaaggaagatcgatgcttttgaactgtggtgttggaggaaaattctgagagtgccttggagtgcaagaaggtcaaaccagtccatcctccaggaaatcaagccagacttctcacttgagggaatgatattaaaggcaaaactgaagtactttggccacataatgagaagacaggacaccctggagaaggtgctgatgctggggaaagtggaaggcaaaaggaagaggggccgaccaagggcatggtggatggatgatattctagaggtgacggacccgtccctgggggagctggtggtgttgacgaccgacaggaagctctggcgtgggctggtccatgaagtcacgaagagtcggaagcgactaaatgaataaacaacaaattgaagTCACCATTTCCTAATGAGATACTACATTACTAAAACATGATGGCAAGAACAGGACTTTAAGACAAGGGATCTgcatggaaaattattttttattttgcgcATGAAACAAATCTATTCTGGCTCAAAAGTTCAGCTGAACCATTCAGAACAGATCACAGTTCAGCCAAACTGGACCATTTTGATTGCAGGCTTCAGCAGGTACAAACCCAGAGAAATCTCACAGGGTAGTGGGGCAAAGCTGGTGGGCCTTTTCCCCTCTCCATTTTCTCTGCATGATCTATGCATCAGCCACCATCTGATTGTCCTAGTGCTGTATAAAAAGATGTAAAACAGCACTATTAGAAAATAAGCCCAACACAATTATCATTAAACAAACCAGTCACATAGAcacaaagaacaaaaaaggaaaatagggaAAAACCAGTGTGTGTACATTTCTAACTTTTTACGATTCCTGCATTTCATGTAATGTGAAGAATTTAGCCACTCAATATACATCATGCGTTTGTTTGTATTATTCATGTATAGTCAGTAAGACTGTTTTTACAGTGCTCCTAGCAACAGCCATTAAGAAGctaaattaaacatatttctgtTTGTCAGTGTATTTTAACTGGATAAAAGGAATCAATTTTCCACACCATCAGCACCTTACTCCCCATTAGCCACCGCCACCACCACTGCACTTGAATTCAAACATGGCACACCTCACcagcctcctgctcttcctcctgatATTCTTAACATCTTCCTTTCCCTTAGCTGCAATGGTGCCCTGTAGTGACACTTGAATATATGTTGGACAAAACACAGATCACCCCAAGCTGGTGGTTTTGTGCACAAAATGGTCCATGGactgttttgcacatccctatgtAAGTCCCTTTTATCTCTGGTGACTGCAGGAACATCAAAAGAAGCTAACCTTTTGGAGATGAGATGCTAGGATGGAATATGTAcaatgttgttattttttaaatagttattaatatttctgcacttttatgcTTGATGTGTTTAAAACTGTGGCAAATCGCCTTCCACTTTTAGAGCATTTGGTCAAAAGACAAGGCATATGCATTTATAATATAATTAGATCAAAAACACCATTCAAACACATTTTTAGTAAGTAGCCCTATATATTCAACAActataacattttaaataatgcCTTAACAATTTAAAGAAAGATACAATTGAAAATTATACAACTTTTTCCTTCTAAAATAGAAAGGTcatatatacaattttttttcaatagatACATTCCTCGCATAGTATTATTTCCTGAATAAAATCAGGAATTTTACAAGAATTTGAGCTCCTTTTTGTCTAGCAAAATTCACAACCACCTCATATTCCCCTGTATCAAAAGTGGGAAACTACTTTTACATAACTTTGTTATGTGAGGCAATGCAATGGGAAGCACTGAAAAACATGTACTGTATCATTAGATTGGGTTAGTAACAGATTAACAactactgttgtttttttttaacctgaaacCTGTTTTTCAGCCCTATTGTGTATTACTGAAGTTTTATCAGCAGACAGAGCCAGAAAATGATGATTCCTATGTATTTGGAAATACAGTCCTCTTACAGTGAAGCTACATGTACTGTTACATTTTATCACTACTGGGTTCCTTAGTCAGTAGAAGTTGAAAGCTTACTGAGGACAAATGTTATTTTACATGAAACTTACACCAATCATAACTGGGGACTACTCTTCCCACAAACCATTCCACAATTGTTTTTTGGAGAGCTCCTCTACCAATCGCTTCTTTTTTAAGGTTTGCTCATAGATCTTTCTGTTCTTTTGTGTGTGAATATATTGTTGCAAAGATGGATCTATAAAACCATCATGCTTTCTTTTTGGAACAAACTGTAGAGCCTCCTTCCAATTTCCAGTATTTTTCAGAGTTATTAAGATCATCATCATTTGATCCAGGGTAAGAACTTTGGCTCCAGTTTTCCAATGTAAGTATCTTCCTAGAGGGAGTTGTGCTGTTGCCAACTTCAAGCGTTTCGCACGAGCAAGAGAGACTCCCTTCTTTATTGTCTTATCAACTAGGGATCCAATTATATAGATTTTATTATGATCAAATGTTTCCATTACATTGGGAGAATCAGCAGTTAAGTAGACAATCTGATCTCTTGGAAATATTTCAACATGAGACTTTTCTGTCACTGTCACAAGCAAATTGTCCCATGCCTCTCTGTAACGCCTGATGAATTCTTTGTGGTATGGACCATCTTCTTTAAGATTACAATAATATAAATGGAATGGTTCTATAGCTTTACGATTGCACCCTTCACATTCCATCATCTGTTTCACTGTATTCTGCATTTCTCTCTCTGACATATCGTTGTAATCCATGTCAAATACCAGAGGCTGGCCAAAACTCATAGCCTGAGCAGCTCTCCAATTGTACGTGACATCCATTGAGGAGGTCCAAATGTACCGAAACAATCTATTTGTTGGTGTCAGCTCATCAGCATTTTCCATTGTATTTATAAGCTcgtccctttcttccttttgttttttctttttttcttgtgcggcattctttctcatttctttcaaAGCCAAAAAGGCTAAGTACTTATTTCTTGAAGTAGCAGAGGGATATTCAATTAACTTCTTTAATTGTTCTTCAGTTATTTTTTCTGGAGCAGCATTACCTAAACGCCGAGACATCTCAATGAATTCCCTAATAGCTACTATATTAGGCTCTTCTTCAGCTGATGTTCTTTCAAATGCTTCTTTTTCTAAGCCAGAGAGCACAACAGATTTCCATTCATCTAGATTTATGTTCTCATCAGCATTTTTTGACATATTTTTGTTCAAATAAATCATCATCAATGTTCTACAAGTGTTGACTTTGCTGGGCACTGATAAAAATAAcccatattttgtcattttcGGTGCAATCAATTTGAAGGCAGCTCTTCTAATGATATTCAATAAATGCATGTTGAAAAAGATCAGAATTGAGATTTGGGATGTCCAACAGATACCTGCAATTATATATATAGAAAACACAAGATATTTTatagaaacaaaactgaaattcCTCATCTTAATTATTATACACATCAGTAATacaaactgattttatttattgcatttttaatctACCCAATTGTTATGATTATGAATAGACTGCAAAATAATGCACTGATACACAAGGgctagaaataaaagaataagatCAGAGAGAGGTGCAAGATGTTTTAAACTGGAAAGAAGTAGCCTTTTGGTGACTACAGGCACGTTTTTGAAGAAGCTGAGGTCCCCACTGAGCAAGGCAATGATGCAAAGTAGGATGCAAAGTAGACAGAACTATGAAGTATACTGTTTAaaaaaggaacacacacacacacacacacacattaaagctCAGAGCATAGTTTTTGTATTTCTCCCACTCAAAATGGCAAGCAAAACTGCCAACATGTTTAGTTCAGAACGTGCCGTAGGAAATGTAGCCAGGGGATTCAGGAGTCATAAGGAATACTGGGATTCCTGGTTATCTATCCATTTTAAAGAAGATGGATATGTGAACAATGcaaaaaagaatgggaaataacttaggaattttaaaaacacaattaaagtagaaaagggaaaaaaataaaattcatgttTGATTTGTTTGTATATGAAGGAATGAGGGTAATGAAGGGTACAAAGGTAAGGAGATATTCTGAATGTGAGCCATATCATTTTTAGTTCTGTCAAAAGTTGATATTGAGGGAAAATagatatggaagaaaaagaaagaagcgaAAGAAGCTAAATTGAAAGTAGAATGACTATTTTATACAGTAGGAGTACTGTGTGAACAAGTATTAAAAGATAGATTGATCTCACAACAGAATGAATAGAAAGTGCATGTAAGGAGAATGATATGGAAGCTgcttgaaacagaaagaaaagaactatGTTACAGAGTGGGACAGAAGTGTATGGATTTACGCTTAAAAGGTAGTATTAAAAAGATGCTTAGTTGAACGATGAAAGCGAAAGAGGCAGTAGATGAGAAAAAAGAGATTATGCCAGACATAGATGTATAGACCTGACTTTTGCCTTCAGCAAGTCATTGAGAAATTTATGAATGTGAGGAATAAAGTTTATTGTATAATAGCTGATTTTGAGACAGCATACCACAAAGTGAAAAGGTTTGAACTAAGAAATGTTTTGTGTGAACATGGAATTAAAGCTTGGTTGCTCTATGCggtaaatgaaaaaataaagcatgtgtgagaacAAATGGAATGCTTAGATAACGGTTCAACACTTACAAGGAAATGAGGATGTGTGATATACTTCCAATTACTTATTTATTgctaaatatataaagaatgctTGTGATGATGTTAAAGTTGTGTTTCTTTGAGATGTAAATATACTTCTTAAATGCAAGCAATCCCATGTGCTTAACtgaaaacctgaatgatttgctaCAAAAATTAGATAATGtttaagatgtgcaaaggctAGTAGAAAGCAGGAGATAGGATGTGATTTGTTGCAAGAAATTAATATTGAAAGAAACAAAAGTATGTAAGAGTATGCTTCAGGCAACTTTGTGATATGGAAGTAGGAGGTGGGAATGTcaggaaaaattaaaaagtaaaatgaatgaaGTGGGAAGTGaggtatttatatgtatatgataAAACACAAAGAGATACAGGCATGgtaaaaaatctattttataaaattacattacctttttatttttaagtattggGTCACTTGCTATATTTGTGTATAGTAACACACCTCTGAAGATCTCAAGTTCtagagaagaaaaacagctttTAGAAACTTAAAACTAGTTTCTTGTGCTAGTTAATGACCGCAacaaagttatttattatttatttatttttaaaactagttTCTGCATGGTTTCAGTTAAAGATTAACAGAAGATTTGGTGTTTTGGCCCAAACTAAGATTAACAGTTTTATAAGGAGGTGCTTTCTGCGCTACACAAAAGCTATTTATCAAATGTagctgttaaaaaaattaaaatacacttgtCATCCTTTTCATATAAATCCCTGCCAACACACTTGTCATCCTTTTCATATAAATCCCTGCCAATATTTTCATTTATCagagtattttattttcatcacatATTTTACTGCTAAAGAGCACAATTCTCTAGCTCATATACACTGCAAACAAACTCAGTATTCCATTATCACTGGGAAAGCTTTCTATCGCAAAATgtggtgtccaaccttcaaagtcccatgctatcatgttttttttaataattcaaaacaacagcattttcccacaggaaggattcttataatttatttcaaatccatcaggacccttagtctgtttgttaactttccaaaatcaatgttctaatcatccttttgctgtttattccaaaaaaagaatttttaaaatcttgtatttaaaacttcttttgctaaggattgaaggataCTTACCCAGTGTTATAAAACAAGTCactccaaaggttcctaatagctgaaaagcagttaaaagcaatttctgaaagtgattaagaaataagGCTCGGTGAACCTTATGGCtatataggctgcattatggctgtgagctcgGTTGAAACCCCTtaactcccagctgctcaactcatgagctgaccacaaaaacctcagttcctgcagtctacttaCAAGGAGGCCTGTCTGGAGTtcaagtgggcaatctcacaatctctcctttttcaggccacaaaaatgatatggaaaaagatgctacactggatatacaaatgaaatcagCTGAtgttaattaaaagggatatacaaattaCAAACCAAAAgggtgacttggataactttcctatattggatttacaaaagaaacttgttaaagttttgaagggttTTCTGAGAAGggacaagaaaaaatgaaaagaaatcaagttttaggacatttgAAGGGACACAAGAtcaaaattgttaaaagtaaaaggaaggaatattactttttttatttattcatcgaatttatatgactgcctatctcacaaacaagtgactggGTAGCATACAGCAAGGTTAAAaacaatactgtatatacaaaataataattattattattattaaaaaactttaaaaaacgtaaggctaaaaaaaaacaaatactagGCAAACAGCTAATAGCAAgttaataaaacagttaaaaaaaaacagttaatagCAACAGAGCCACCTCAGTTTTTGCCAGTCCCCTGGAGtccccaagcctgatggcacaaccagattttaagggatttctggaagatcCCTAgggatggagccagcctcactttGGGGGAGAGGATGTTCCACAACATGGgcgccactgcagaaaaggcctgctgtCTAGGACCTGCCAAATGACAATGGACCCTTGGCATGCCCTCtttgctggatctggtgggacgggCAGAATGTAATggcagttcctcagataacctggccccatgccatgtagggctttaaaggtcaaaaacagcaccttgaattggacctggaaacaaactggtaaccaatgcagttcatggagcagaAGTGTAACACGTGTTCTAGAAACACACATACCTGCCCATGCCACTgtattttgcatcagctgaagtttctggatactcttcatttctggatactcttcaagggtagccccatgtagaatgcattacagtagtctaaccCTACAGAGTAGGGTCTGGGTAGTGGGATCTTGCCCCCCCATCACCATCTACTGGAATCCaccccagagaaaggagacaAAGAAGCACAACaccgtgccacccacccccaatcctctgagtCAATTCAGGATTCCacagttgatggtatcaaaagctgccaagaggtcaagcAGGGCAAGGATGGATTCCTACCCTcatcagaggtcatccaaaaatgtgaccaatgccatttctctcccatacccaggtctgaatcctgactggcaaggatccagataatccgcttcaacCAATATAAagctgatttatttgatcaaattaaaataagttaaaatttgatcaaaattaaaatagatatgttgtcatctctggtaaccttaatggatttttgctgtcATTTGCTGAAATaacaaggctttatggatttgtttatagataagagatgaaatatgagatcatttgttgtattttaagagaaggtgataacttactaaaattgtttatacttgtgatgaaaggggaagtcatttctttatatatcttttctatttttctttcttttttctgcactttctattttttctttttactcttatttttagtttgtattagtttttatctttttaattgtactgcttaataaaattattattaaa
The Candoia aspera isolate rCanAsp1 chromosome 5, rCanAsp1.hap2, whole genome shotgun sequence genome window above contains:
- the TRMT10C gene encoding tRNA methyltransferase 10 homolog C yields the protein MRGGICWTSQISILIFFNMHLLNIIRRAAFKLIAPKMTKYGLFLSVPSKVNTCRTLMMIYLNKNMSKNADENINLDEWKSVVLSGLEKEAFERTSAEEEPNIVAIREFIEMSRRLGNAAPEKITEEQLKKLIEYPSATSRNKYLAFLALKEMRKNAAQEKKKKQKEERDELINTMENADELTPTNRLFRYIWTSSMDVTYNWRAAQAMSFGQPLVFDMDYNDMSEREMQNTVKQMMECEGCNRKAIEPFHLYYCNLKEDGPYHKEFIRRYREAWDNLLVTVTEKSHVEIFPRDQIVYLTADSPNVMETFDHNKIYIIGSLVDKTIKKGVSLARAKRLKLATAQLPLGRYLHWKTGAKVLTLDQMMMILITLKNTGNWKEALQFVPKRKHDGFIDPSLQQYIHTQKNRKIYEQTLKKKRLVEELSKKQLWNGLWEE